The following proteins are encoded in a genomic region of Triticum dicoccoides isolate Atlit2015 ecotype Zavitan chromosome 1B, WEW_v2.0, whole genome shotgun sequence:
- the LOC119331779 gene encoding inactive protein RESTRICTED TEV MOVEMENT 2-like: MAAIAGRAYEDFVPPHNMVTEPATHTLSVDLTAAGYKKEHIRVQLVRSHGLVVVRGERAVAGNRWSRFRLEFRVPDGCDLKGIHARFEGGVVRVTMPGLRTAVGDVSGKQVPPAAKADASGVGAGDKEDENVQKQPAEERGADAVKDSARLDQGQDSGRLDQGQGTPADGVRGVESPATSSGRGYSYLPERRKLVTTVVGAVLVLFSLGIYVRYSFGP; encoded by the exons ATGGCCGCCATCGCAGGCCGCGCGTACGAGGACTTCGTGCCGCCGCACAACATGGTCACCGAGCCGGCGACCCACACCCTCTCCGTCGATCTCACCGCCGCAG GGTACAAGAAGGAGCACATCAGGGTGCAGCTGGTCCGCAGCCACGGGCTAGTGGTCGTGCGCGGCGAGCGCGCCGTCGCGGGCAACCGCTGGAGCCGCTTCCGCCTCGAGTTCCGCGTGCCCGACGGCTGCGACCTCAAGGGCATCCACGCGAGGTTCGAGGGCGGCGTCGTGCGGGTCACCATGCCCGGGCTAAGGACCGCGGTCGGCGACGTCTCTGGTAAGCAGGTGCCCCCGGCGGCCAAGGCTGATGCTTCCGGCGTTGGAGCAGGAGACAAGGAAGACGAGAACGTGCAGAAACAGCCGGCGGAGGAGCGCGGGGCCGACGCGGTCAAAGATAGTGCCCGCCTTGATCAAGGACAAGATAGTGGCCGCCTTGATCAAGGACAAGGTACCCCTGCCGACGGCGTCCGGGGAGTGGAGTCGCCGGCGACGTCGTCAGGCCGCGGATACAGCTACCTCCCTGAACGGAGAAAGCTTGTGACCACCGTGGTTGGCGCGGTGCTCGTCCTGTTTAGCCTTGGCATCTACGTCAGGTACAGCTTCGGCCCATGA
- the LOC119331759 gene encoding soluble starch synthase 2-1, chloroplastic/amyloplastic-like isoform X1, translating into MAATSSSFFAPPPAALLRHGASPRPTAAASPSSSCRCHGRLQRPSVRLPRRRSAAARPVRFCVNGVYGWPAVPRGWTKRGPTKGLCAAGAHDDAVNQVGEDVDDDGNGVRVSNEALRATIRKSREVLAMHRDLLDQISEKKKLISVIEASAIHNGQEPFSGSPFSSSDAVSEGKEIGYDLQMYLDRRSQKSEIRSTHGESISGQHEYYGSLEGKLSNTDVNGSKVSYVHYLYKTFSSAAPNVYEPQSVNGMEQDYEKGHSVTEEINDNSSSSAAVDVMNIILVAAECAPWSKTGGLGDVAGALPKALSKRGHRVMAIVPMYGNYEEPHQIGEPKRYQVAGQDMEVKYHHAYIDGVDFVFIDNPIFHNVESEIYGGDRTDILKRMILLCKAAVEAPWCVPCGGFCYGDGNLVFIANDWHTALLPVYLKAYYRDNGFMIYARSVLVIHNIAHQGRGPLDDFSYLDLPSNYMDLFKHHDPFGGDHLNIFAAGIKAADRLLTVSHGYAWELKTTEGGWGLHGIINESDWKFQGIVNGIDTTDWNPRCDVHLKSDGYSNYSLETVETGKAQCKAALQKELGLPVRGDVPVIAFIGRLDNQKGVDLIAEAMPWIAGQDVQVILLGTGRQDLEDTLRRLESQHYDRVRGWVGFSVRLAHRMTAGADILLMPSRFEPCGLNQLYAMMYGTVPVVHAVGGLRDTVQHYNPYEEAGVGWTFENAEANRMIDALGHCLNTCRNYKSSWEGLRRRGMMQDLSWDTAAKRYEEVLVAAKYQW; encoded by the exons ATGGCGGCCACCTCCTCCTCTTTCTTCGCCCCGCCCCCCGCGGCTCTGCTTCGCCACGGCGCTTCTCCCCGTCCTACCGCCGCggcttccccctcctcctcctgccgCTGCCACGGCCGACTCCAGCGCCCGTCTGTTCGACTCCCCCGCCGCCGCTCAGCGGCCGCCCGACCC GTGAGGTTTTGCGTCAATGGTGTCTATGGGTGGCCGGCGGTGCCCAGGGGTTGGACTAAAAGGGGGCCGACAAAGGGTTTATGCGCCGCTGGGGCACATGACGATGCTGTGAATCAAGTTGGCGAGGATGTCGACGACGACGGCAACGGAGTCCGTGTTTCCAATGAGGCCCTCCGCGCCACTATCCGGAAGAGCAGAGAGGTGCTGGCGATGCACAGAGATCTACTTGACCAG ATATCAGAAAAGAAGAAGCTCATCTCTGTTATTGAGGCCAGCGCCATTCATAATGGGCAAGAGCCATTCAGTGGTAGTCCCTTTTCAAGCTCGGATGCAGTTTCAGAGGGCAAAGAGATTGGCTATGATCTTCAGATGTACCTTGACAGGCGTTCACAGAAATCCGAAATCCGTTCAACTCATGGAGAATCTATTAGTGGCCAGCATGAATACTATGGAAGTTTAGAAGGCAAACTTTCCAACACTGATGTTAATGGAAGCAAGGTCAGCTATGTTCACTATCTGTACAAAACTTTCTCTAGTGCTGCTCCTAACGTATATGAACCACAATCTGTTAATGGCATGGAGCAGGATTATGAAAAGGGACACTCAGTTACTGAGGAAATAAATGACAATTCATCTTCTTCGGCTGCTGTAGATGTTATGAATATCATATTGGTAGCTGCAGAATGTGCTCCTTGGTCGAAAACAG GTGGACTTGGGGATGTTGCTGGAGCTTTGCCGAAGGCTTTGTCAAAGAGAGGTCATCGTGTCATG GCGATAGTACCAATGTATGGGAACTATGAAGAACCTCACCAAATAGGAGAACCAAAGAGGTACCAGGTCGCAGGGCAG GATATGGAGGTAAAATATCATCATGCATACATAGATGGCGTGGATTTTGTGTTTATCGACAATCCTATCTTCCACAATGTTGAGAGTGAAATTTATGGTGGAGACCGAACA GATATCTTGAAACGAATGATCTTATTGTGCAAAGCAgctgtagag GCTCCATGGTGTGTTCCATGTGGTGGTTTTTGCTACGGTGATGGAAATCTTGTATTCATAGCAAATGACTGGCACACTGCATTACTGCCTGTTTATTTGAAGGCTTATTATCGTGACAATGGTTTCATGATATATGCCCGCTCTGTCCTTGTGATACACAATATAGCACATCAG GGCCGTGGCCCCTTGGACGATTTCAGTTACCTGGATTTGCCCAGTAACTACATGGACCTTTTTAAACATCATGACCCATTTGGAGGTGATCATCTAAACATATTTGCTGCTGGGATTAAAGCTGCGGACCGTTTACTTACTGTTAGCCATGGTTATGCATGGGAGCTCAAAACGACTGAAGGTGGTTGGGGCCTTCATGGGATCATTAACGAAAGTGATTGGAAATTCCAAGGCATTGTAAATGGTATCGATACCACTGATTGGAATCCTAGGTGTGATGTCCACCTGAAATCAGATGGATACAGCAACTATTCTCTGGAAACTGTTGAAACAGGTAAAGCACAGTGTAAAGCGGCATTGCAGAAAGAACTTGGTCTCCCGGTTCGTGGGGATGTTCCTGTGATTGCTTTCATCGGACGGCTAGACAATCAAAAAGGCGTAGACTTGATAGCAGAAGCAATGCCATGGATAGCTGGTCAAGATGTACAGGTAATACTGCTGGGTACCGGGAGGCAAGACCTCGAAGACACATTGAGGAGGCTTGAAAGCCAGCACTACGACAGAGTTAGGGGTTGGGTTGGTTTCTCTGTCAGGCTGGCTCATCGTATGACCGCAGGAGCTGATATACTGTTGATGCCGTCAAGGTTCGAGCCTTGCGGGTTGAACCAGCTCTATGCAATGATGTATGGGACCGTGCCCGTGGTGCATGCGGTGGGTGGCCTTCGAGACACCGTCCAGCACTACAATCCATATGAGGAGGCTGGGGTTGGTTGGACTTTTGAAAATGCGGAAGCAAACAGGATGATCGATGCGCTGGGGCACTGCCTGAACACGTGCAGGAACTACAAGTCTAGCTGGGAGGGACTCCGGAGGAGAGGGATGATGCAGGACCTAAGCTGGGACACTGCTGCTAAACGCTATGAGGAGGTTCTTGTTGCTGCCAAGTATCAGTGGTGA
- the LOC119331759 gene encoding soluble starch synthase 2-1, chloroplastic/amyloplastic-like isoform X4 has product MAATSSSFFAPPPAALLRHGASPRPTAAASPSSSCRCHGRLQRPSVRLPRRRSAAARPVRFCVNGVYGWPAVPRGWTKRGPTKGLCAAGAHDDAVNQVGEDVDDDGNGVRVSNEALRATIRKSREVLAMHRDLLDQISEKKKLISVIEASAIHNGQEPFSGSPFSSSDAVSEGKEIGYDLQMYLDRRSQKSEIRSTHGESISGQHEYYGSLEGKLSNTDVNGSKDYEKGHSVTEEINDNSSSSAAVDVMNIILVAAECAPWSKTGGLGDVAGALPKALSKRGHRVMAIVPMYGNYEEPHQIGEPKRYQVAGQDMEVKYHHAYIDGVDFVFIDNPIFHNVESEIYGGDRTDILKRMILLCKAAVEAPWCVPCGGFCYGDGNLVFIANDWHTALLPVYLKAYYRDNGFMIYARSVLVIHNIAHQGRGPLDDFSYLDLPSNYMDLFKHHDPFGGDHLNIFAAGIKAADRLLTVSHGYAWELKTTEGGWGLHGIINESDWKFQGIVNGIDTTDWNPRCDVHLKSDGYSNYSLETVETGKAQCKAALQKELGLPVRGDVPVIAFIGRLDNQKGVDLIAEAMPWIAGQDVQVILLGTGRQDLEDTLRRLESQHYDRVRGWVGFSVRLAHRMTAGADILLMPSRFEPCGLNQLYAMMYGTVPVVHAVGGLRDTVQHYNPYEEAGVGWTFENAEANRMIDALGHCLNTCRNYKSSWEGLRRRGMMQDLSWDTAAKRYEEVLVAAKYQW; this is encoded by the exons ATGGCGGCCACCTCCTCCTCTTTCTTCGCCCCGCCCCCCGCGGCTCTGCTTCGCCACGGCGCTTCTCCCCGTCCTACCGCCGCggcttccccctcctcctcctgccgCTGCCACGGCCGACTCCAGCGCCCGTCTGTTCGACTCCCCCGCCGCCGCTCAGCGGCCGCCCGACCC GTGAGGTTTTGCGTCAATGGTGTCTATGGGTGGCCGGCGGTGCCCAGGGGTTGGACTAAAAGGGGGCCGACAAAGGGTTTATGCGCCGCTGGGGCACATGACGATGCTGTGAATCAAGTTGGCGAGGATGTCGACGACGACGGCAACGGAGTCCGTGTTTCCAATGAGGCCCTCCGCGCCACTATCCGGAAGAGCAGAGAGGTGCTGGCGATGCACAGAGATCTACTTGACCAG ATATCAGAAAAGAAGAAGCTCATCTCTGTTATTGAGGCCAGCGCCATTCATAATGGGCAAGAGCCATTCAGTGGTAGTCCCTTTTCAAGCTCGGATGCAGTTTCAGAGGGCAAAGAGATTGGCTATGATCTTCAGATGTACCTTGACAGGCGTTCACAGAAATCCGAAATCCGTTCAACTCATGGAGAATCTATTAGTGGCCAGCATGAATACTATGGAAGTTTAGAAGGCAAACTTTCCAACACTGATGTTAATGGAAGCAAG GATTATGAAAAGGGACACTCAGTTACTGAGGAAATAAATGACAATTCATCTTCTTCGGCTGCTGTAGATGTTATGAATATCATATTGGTAGCTGCAGAATGTGCTCCTTGGTCGAAAACAG GTGGACTTGGGGATGTTGCTGGAGCTTTGCCGAAGGCTTTGTCAAAGAGAGGTCATCGTGTCATG GCGATAGTACCAATGTATGGGAACTATGAAGAACCTCACCAAATAGGAGAACCAAAGAGGTACCAGGTCGCAGGGCAG GATATGGAGGTAAAATATCATCATGCATACATAGATGGCGTGGATTTTGTGTTTATCGACAATCCTATCTTCCACAATGTTGAGAGTGAAATTTATGGTGGAGACCGAACA GATATCTTGAAACGAATGATCTTATTGTGCAAAGCAgctgtagag GCTCCATGGTGTGTTCCATGTGGTGGTTTTTGCTACGGTGATGGAAATCTTGTATTCATAGCAAATGACTGGCACACTGCATTACTGCCTGTTTATTTGAAGGCTTATTATCGTGACAATGGTTTCATGATATATGCCCGCTCTGTCCTTGTGATACACAATATAGCACATCAG GGCCGTGGCCCCTTGGACGATTTCAGTTACCTGGATTTGCCCAGTAACTACATGGACCTTTTTAAACATCATGACCCATTTGGAGGTGATCATCTAAACATATTTGCTGCTGGGATTAAAGCTGCGGACCGTTTACTTACTGTTAGCCATGGTTATGCATGGGAGCTCAAAACGACTGAAGGTGGTTGGGGCCTTCATGGGATCATTAACGAAAGTGATTGGAAATTCCAAGGCATTGTAAATGGTATCGATACCACTGATTGGAATCCTAGGTGTGATGTCCACCTGAAATCAGATGGATACAGCAACTATTCTCTGGAAACTGTTGAAACAGGTAAAGCACAGTGTAAAGCGGCATTGCAGAAAGAACTTGGTCTCCCGGTTCGTGGGGATGTTCCTGTGATTGCTTTCATCGGACGGCTAGACAATCAAAAAGGCGTAGACTTGATAGCAGAAGCAATGCCATGGATAGCTGGTCAAGATGTACAGGTAATACTGCTGGGTACCGGGAGGCAAGACCTCGAAGACACATTGAGGAGGCTTGAAAGCCAGCACTACGACAGAGTTAGGGGTTGGGTTGGTTTCTCTGTCAGGCTGGCTCATCGTATGACCGCAGGAGCTGATATACTGTTGATGCCGTCAAGGTTCGAGCCTTGCGGGTTGAACCAGCTCTATGCAATGATGTATGGGACCGTGCCCGTGGTGCATGCGGTGGGTGGCCTTCGAGACACCGTCCAGCACTACAATCCATATGAGGAGGCTGGGGTTGGTTGGACTTTTGAAAATGCGGAAGCAAACAGGATGATCGATGCGCTGGGGCACTGCCTGAACACGTGCAGGAACTACAAGTCTAGCTGGGAGGGACTCCGGAGGAGAGGGATGATGCAGGACCTAAGCTGGGACACTGCTGCTAAACGCTATGAGGAGGTTCTTGTTGCTGCCAAGTATCAGTGGTGA
- the LOC119331759 gene encoding soluble starch synthase 2-1, chloroplastic/amyloplastic-like isoform X3 codes for MAATSSSFFAPPPAALLRHGASPRPTAAASPSSSCRCHGRLQRPSVRLPRRRSAAARPVRFCVNGVYGWPAVPRGWTKRGPTKGLCAAGAHDDAVNQVGEDVDDDGNGVRVSNEALRATIRKSREVLAMHRDLLDQLIQISEKKKLISVIEASAIHNGQEPFSGSPFSSSDAVSEGKEIGYDLQMYLDRRSQKSEIRSTHGESISGQHEYYGSLEGKLSNTDVNGSKDYEKGHSVTEEINDNSSSSAAVDVMNIILVAAECAPWSKTGGLGDVAGALPKALSKRGHRVMAIVPMYGNYEEPHQIGEPKRYQVAGQDMEVKYHHAYIDGVDFVFIDNPIFHNVESEIYGGDRTVSNDILKRMILLCKAAVEAPWCVPCGGFCYGDGNLVFIANDWHTALLPVYLKAYYRDNGFMIYARSVLVIHNIAHQGRGPLDDFSYLDLPSNYMDLFKHHDPFGGDHLNIFAAGIKAADRLLTVSHGYAWELKTTEGGWGLHGIINESDWKFQGIVNGIDTTDWNPRCDVHLKSDGYSNYSLETVETGKAQCKAALQKELGLPVRGDVPVIAFIGRLDNQKGVDLIAEAMPWIAGQDVQVILLGTGRQDLEDTLRRLESQHYDRVRGWVGFSVRLAHRMTAGADILLMPSRFEPCGLNQLYAMMYGTVPVVHAVGGLRDTVQHYNPYEEAGVGWTFENAEANRMIDALGHCLNTCRNYKSSWEGLRRRGMMQDLSWDTAAKRYEEVLVAAKYQW; via the exons ATGGCGGCCACCTCCTCCTCTTTCTTCGCCCCGCCCCCCGCGGCTCTGCTTCGCCACGGCGCTTCTCCCCGTCCTACCGCCGCggcttccccctcctcctcctgccgCTGCCACGGCCGACTCCAGCGCCCGTCTGTTCGACTCCCCCGCCGCCGCTCAGCGGCCGCCCGACCC GTGAGGTTTTGCGTCAATGGTGTCTATGGGTGGCCGGCGGTGCCCAGGGGTTGGACTAAAAGGGGGCCGACAAAGGGTTTATGCGCCGCTGGGGCACATGACGATGCTGTGAATCAAGTTGGCGAGGATGTCGACGACGACGGCAACGGAGTCCGTGTTTCCAATGAGGCCCTCCGCGCCACTATCCGGAAGAGCAGAGAGGTGCTGGCGATGCACAGAGATCTACTTGACCAG CTTATTCAGATATCAGAAAAGAAGAAGCTCATCTCTGTTATTGAGGCCAGCGCCATTCATAATGGGCAAGAGCCATTCAGTGGTAGTCCCTTTTCAAGCTCGGATGCAGTTTCAGAGGGCAAAGAGATTGGCTATGATCTTCAGATGTACCTTGACAGGCGTTCACAGAAATCCGAAATCCGTTCAACTCATGGAGAATCTATTAGTGGCCAGCATGAATACTATGGAAGTTTAGAAGGCAAACTTTCCAACACTGATGTTAATGGAAGCAAG GATTATGAAAAGGGACACTCAGTTACTGAGGAAATAAATGACAATTCATCTTCTTCGGCTGCTGTAGATGTTATGAATATCATATTGGTAGCTGCAGAATGTGCTCCTTGGTCGAAAACAG GTGGACTTGGGGATGTTGCTGGAGCTTTGCCGAAGGCTTTGTCAAAGAGAGGTCATCGTGTCATG GCGATAGTACCAATGTATGGGAACTATGAAGAACCTCACCAAATAGGAGAACCAAAGAGGTACCAGGTCGCAGGGCAG GATATGGAGGTAAAATATCATCATGCATACATAGATGGCGTGGATTTTGTGTTTATCGACAATCCTATCTTCCACAATGTTGAGAGTGAAATTTATGGTGGAGACCGAACAGTAAGTAAT GATATCTTGAAACGAATGATCTTATTGTGCAAAGCAgctgtagag GCTCCATGGTGTGTTCCATGTGGTGGTTTTTGCTACGGTGATGGAAATCTTGTATTCATAGCAAATGACTGGCACACTGCATTACTGCCTGTTTATTTGAAGGCTTATTATCGTGACAATGGTTTCATGATATATGCCCGCTCTGTCCTTGTGATACACAATATAGCACATCAG GGCCGTGGCCCCTTGGACGATTTCAGTTACCTGGATTTGCCCAGTAACTACATGGACCTTTTTAAACATCATGACCCATTTGGAGGTGATCATCTAAACATATTTGCTGCTGGGATTAAAGCTGCGGACCGTTTACTTACTGTTAGCCATGGTTATGCATGGGAGCTCAAAACGACTGAAGGTGGTTGGGGCCTTCATGGGATCATTAACGAAAGTGATTGGAAATTCCAAGGCATTGTAAATGGTATCGATACCACTGATTGGAATCCTAGGTGTGATGTCCACCTGAAATCAGATGGATACAGCAACTATTCTCTGGAAACTGTTGAAACAGGTAAAGCACAGTGTAAAGCGGCATTGCAGAAAGAACTTGGTCTCCCGGTTCGTGGGGATGTTCCTGTGATTGCTTTCATCGGACGGCTAGACAATCAAAAAGGCGTAGACTTGATAGCAGAAGCAATGCCATGGATAGCTGGTCAAGATGTACAGGTAATACTGCTGGGTACCGGGAGGCAAGACCTCGAAGACACATTGAGGAGGCTTGAAAGCCAGCACTACGACAGAGTTAGGGGTTGGGTTGGTTTCTCTGTCAGGCTGGCTCATCGTATGACCGCAGGAGCTGATATACTGTTGATGCCGTCAAGGTTCGAGCCTTGCGGGTTGAACCAGCTCTATGCAATGATGTATGGGACCGTGCCCGTGGTGCATGCGGTGGGTGGCCTTCGAGACACCGTCCAGCACTACAATCCATATGAGGAGGCTGGGGTTGGTTGGACTTTTGAAAATGCGGAAGCAAACAGGATGATCGATGCGCTGGGGCACTGCCTGAACACGTGCAGGAACTACAAGTCTAGCTGGGAGGGACTCCGGAGGAGAGGGATGATGCAGGACCTAAGCTGGGACACTGCTGCTAAACGCTATGAGGAGGTTCTTGTTGCTGCCAAGTATCAGTGGTGA
- the LOC119331759 gene encoding soluble starch synthase 2-1, chloroplastic/amyloplastic-like isoform X2 translates to MAATSSSFFAPPPAALLRHGASPRPTAAASPSSSCRCHGRLQRPSVRLPRRRSAAARPVRFCVNGVYGWPAVPRGWTKRGPTKGLCAAGAHDDAVNQVGEDVDDDGNGVRVSNEALRATIRKSREVLAMHRDLLDQLIQISEKKKLISVIEASAIHNGQEPFSGSPFSSSDAVSEGKEIGYDLQMYLDRRSQKSEIRSTHGESISGQHEYYGSLEGKLSNTDVNGSKDYEKGHSVTEEINDNSSSSAAVDVMNIILVAAECAPWSKTGGLGDVAGALPKALSKRGHRVMAIVPMYGNYEEPHQIGEPKRYQVAGQDMEVKYHHAYIDGVDFVFIDNPIFHNVESEIYGGDRTVNFFLQDILKRMILLCKAAVEAPWCVPCGGFCYGDGNLVFIANDWHTALLPVYLKAYYRDNGFMIYARSVLVIHNIAHQGRGPLDDFSYLDLPSNYMDLFKHHDPFGGDHLNIFAAGIKAADRLLTVSHGYAWELKTTEGGWGLHGIINESDWKFQGIVNGIDTTDWNPRCDVHLKSDGYSNYSLETVETGKAQCKAALQKELGLPVRGDVPVIAFIGRLDNQKGVDLIAEAMPWIAGQDVQVILLGTGRQDLEDTLRRLESQHYDRVRGWVGFSVRLAHRMTAGADILLMPSRFEPCGLNQLYAMMYGTVPVVHAVGGLRDTVQHYNPYEEAGVGWTFENAEANRMIDALGHCLNTCRNYKSSWEGLRRRGMMQDLSWDTAAKRYEEVLVAAKYQW, encoded by the exons ATGGCGGCCACCTCCTCCTCTTTCTTCGCCCCGCCCCCCGCGGCTCTGCTTCGCCACGGCGCTTCTCCCCGTCCTACCGCCGCggcttccccctcctcctcctgccgCTGCCACGGCCGACTCCAGCGCCCGTCTGTTCGACTCCCCCGCCGCCGCTCAGCGGCCGCCCGACCC GTGAGGTTTTGCGTCAATGGTGTCTATGGGTGGCCGGCGGTGCCCAGGGGTTGGACTAAAAGGGGGCCGACAAAGGGTTTATGCGCCGCTGGGGCACATGACGATGCTGTGAATCAAGTTGGCGAGGATGTCGACGACGACGGCAACGGAGTCCGTGTTTCCAATGAGGCCCTCCGCGCCACTATCCGGAAGAGCAGAGAGGTGCTGGCGATGCACAGAGATCTACTTGACCAG CTTATTCAGATATCAGAAAAGAAGAAGCTCATCTCTGTTATTGAGGCCAGCGCCATTCATAATGGGCAAGAGCCATTCAGTGGTAGTCCCTTTTCAAGCTCGGATGCAGTTTCAGAGGGCAAAGAGATTGGCTATGATCTTCAGATGTACCTTGACAGGCGTTCACAGAAATCCGAAATCCGTTCAACTCATGGAGAATCTATTAGTGGCCAGCATGAATACTATGGAAGTTTAGAAGGCAAACTTTCCAACACTGATGTTAATGGAAGCAAG GATTATGAAAAGGGACACTCAGTTACTGAGGAAATAAATGACAATTCATCTTCTTCGGCTGCTGTAGATGTTATGAATATCATATTGGTAGCTGCAGAATGTGCTCCTTGGTCGAAAACAG GTGGACTTGGGGATGTTGCTGGAGCTTTGCCGAAGGCTTTGTCAAAGAGAGGTCATCGTGTCATG GCGATAGTACCAATGTATGGGAACTATGAAGAACCTCACCAAATAGGAGAACCAAAGAGGTACCAGGTCGCAGGGCAG GATATGGAGGTAAAATATCATCATGCATACATAGATGGCGTGGATTTTGTGTTTATCGACAATCCTATCTTCCACAATGTTGAGAGTGAAATTTATGGTGGAGACCGAACA GTCAATTTTTTTCTGCAGGATATCTTGAAACGAATGATCTTATTGTGCAAAGCAgctgtagag GCTCCATGGTGTGTTCCATGTGGTGGTTTTTGCTACGGTGATGGAAATCTTGTATTCATAGCAAATGACTGGCACACTGCATTACTGCCTGTTTATTTGAAGGCTTATTATCGTGACAATGGTTTCATGATATATGCCCGCTCTGTCCTTGTGATACACAATATAGCACATCAG GGCCGTGGCCCCTTGGACGATTTCAGTTACCTGGATTTGCCCAGTAACTACATGGACCTTTTTAAACATCATGACCCATTTGGAGGTGATCATCTAAACATATTTGCTGCTGGGATTAAAGCTGCGGACCGTTTACTTACTGTTAGCCATGGTTATGCATGGGAGCTCAAAACGACTGAAGGTGGTTGGGGCCTTCATGGGATCATTAACGAAAGTGATTGGAAATTCCAAGGCATTGTAAATGGTATCGATACCACTGATTGGAATCCTAGGTGTGATGTCCACCTGAAATCAGATGGATACAGCAACTATTCTCTGGAAACTGTTGAAACAGGTAAAGCACAGTGTAAAGCGGCATTGCAGAAAGAACTTGGTCTCCCGGTTCGTGGGGATGTTCCTGTGATTGCTTTCATCGGACGGCTAGACAATCAAAAAGGCGTAGACTTGATAGCAGAAGCAATGCCATGGATAGCTGGTCAAGATGTACAGGTAATACTGCTGGGTACCGGGAGGCAAGACCTCGAAGACACATTGAGGAGGCTTGAAAGCCAGCACTACGACAGAGTTAGGGGTTGGGTTGGTTTCTCTGTCAGGCTGGCTCATCGTATGACCGCAGGAGCTGATATACTGTTGATGCCGTCAAGGTTCGAGCCTTGCGGGTTGAACCAGCTCTATGCAATGATGTATGGGACCGTGCCCGTGGTGCATGCGGTGGGTGGCCTTCGAGACACCGTCCAGCACTACAATCCATATGAGGAGGCTGGGGTTGGTTGGACTTTTGAAAATGCGGAAGCAAACAGGATGATCGATGCGCTGGGGCACTGCCTGAACACGTGCAGGAACTACAAGTCTAGCTGGGAGGGACTCCGGAGGAGAGGGATGATGCAGGACCTAAGCTGGGACACTGCTGCTAAACGCTATGAGGAGGTTCTTGTTGCTGCCAAGTATCAGTGGTGA